Proteins from a single region of Pseudopedobacter saltans DSM 12145:
- a CDS encoding argonaute/piwi family protein translates to MSNLLYIEEPKMKFAFNQSCEDVRDGLALFGPLEQPKIYGIRSGVIGTKRGLEIFKNYIDKIQKPVYNSNNITRPFFPGFEAVFNCKWEANNISFKEVTDEEINEAISLDNNHTRTYEVVNLFINKILQAVKNDEDKIDVWFVMVPDVIFQYCRPNSILPKDLLQRKSTLKKSQAKKFISTPSLFDEDNVAAEPYKYDAQFHDQLKARLLPHMITTQILRESTLAWESFTNKFGQPLRNFKKIEGHLAWTVSTAAYYKAGGKPWKLSDIREGVCYLGLVYKQLERDKNIKNACCAAQMFLDSGDGTVFKGAVGPWYNPKKGEFHLKPKEAKALLSQAIKSYQEQMGENPKEIFIHSKTKFNKEEWDAFKEVVPEGTNLVGISIDTRPQIKLFKEEGAYPIMRGNAFVVNERSAFLWTIGYVPKTQTTLSLEVPNPIFIEINKGNADIEQVLKDIMALTKLNYNACIYADGIPVTLRFADKIGEILTASTDIQAPPLAFKYYI, encoded by the coding sequence ATGAGCAACCTTTTATACATAGAAGAACCTAAAATGAAATTCGCATTTAATCAAAGTTGCGAAGACGTGCGTGATGGATTAGCATTATTTGGCCCATTGGAACAACCTAAGATTTATGGTATTAGAAGCGGTGTAATTGGAACAAAACGAGGTTTAGAAATCTTTAAGAATTACATTGATAAAATTCAAAAGCCTGTTTATAATTCAAACAATATTACCCGCCCATTCTTTCCTGGATTTGAAGCAGTTTTCAATTGCAAATGGGAAGCAAATAATATTTCATTCAAAGAGGTTACAGATGAAGAAATAAACGAAGCAATTTCATTAGATAATAATCATACAAGAACGTATGAAGTGGTAAACCTATTTATAAATAAAATTCTTCAAGCTGTAAAAAATGACGAGGATAAAATAGATGTTTGGTTTGTCATGGTGCCAGACGTAATATTTCAATATTGCAGACCCAATTCTATATTACCCAAAGACTTATTGCAAAGAAAATCAACGTTAAAGAAAAGTCAGGCAAAGAAATTTATTTCTACACCATCACTTTTTGATGAAGATAATGTTGCCGCAGAGCCCTATAAATACGATGCTCAATTTCACGACCAACTAAAAGCAAGGTTGCTTCCTCATATGATTACCACACAAATTTTAAGAGAAAGTACATTGGCTTGGGAAAGTTTTACAAATAAATTCGGGCAACCTCTACGCAATTTCAAAAAAATAGAAGGACATCTTGCGTGGACGGTTTCAACAGCAGCTTATTATAAAGCAGGAGGTAAACCCTGGAAGCTTTCTGATATTCGTGAAGGGGTATGTTATTTAGGCTTAGTCTATAAACAATTGGAAAGGGATAAGAACATTAAAAACGCCTGTTGTGCAGCTCAAATGTTTTTAGATAGTGGAGACGGAACGGTTTTTAAAGGTGCTGTTGGACCTTGGTATAATCCTAAAAAGGGAGAATTTCATCTAAAGCCCAAAGAAGCGAAAGCACTTTTATCGCAAGCGATAAAATCTTACCAAGAACAAATGGGAGAAAATCCCAAAGAAATATTTATCCATTCTAAAACCAAATTCAACAAAGAGGAATGGGATGCTTTTAAAGAGGTTGTTCCTGAAGGAACAAACCTTGTAGGAATTTCCATTGATACACGTCCACAAATAAAATTATTCAAAGAAGAGGGTGCTTATCCGATAATGAGGGGAAATGCATTTGTTGTAAATGAAAGGTCTGCATTTCTTTGGACTATTGGTTACGTTCCTAAAACTCAAACAACATTATCCTTAGAAGTCCCTAATCCAATTTTTATAGAAATCAATAAAGGGAATGCTGATATTGAACAGGTTTTGAAAGATATAATGGCTTTGACAAAGCTAAATTATAATGCCTGTATTTATGCCGATGGAATTCCAGTAACATTACGTTTTGCGGATAAAATAGGCGAGATACTTACTGCGAGTACCGATATCCAAGCACCACCATTGGCTTTCAAATACTATATATAA